A single Thiohalobacter thiocyanaticus DNA region contains:
- a CDS encoding DUF3108 domain-containing protein — MKPAFLCLLLCCLCITAARAESRGWDGSYERLHFSIHWLFVPAGMAILEARSPAPGRARFRLEACSNAAVDLVYRVRDLIRVESLRTDRGLQSLGYRFRQHEGRHRNALTLDFLEPGRVRLTDHLATTTQAFEVAPGTLDMVSAFFTTRALPLHPGETYHLPVVDKDRHYTLSIDVLGRERLDTLLGDDTPTVKIHPRLQSEGVFKRSGEMYLWLTDDARHLPVRMESRVRYGKVISELTGIYNQAITTPSRGLMCERLQEGSQ; from the coding sequence ATGAAACCGGCATTCCTCTGCCTGCTGCTATGCTGCCTGTGTATTACAGCCGCTCGCGCGGAATCCCGCGGCTGGGACGGGAGCTACGAACGCCTGCACTTCAGCATCCACTGGCTGTTCGTTCCGGCCGGCATGGCCATCCTCGAGGCCCGCAGCCCTGCGCCCGGGCGCGCGCGCTTCCGGCTCGAGGCCTGCTCCAACGCCGCCGTCGACCTGGTCTACCGGGTGCGCGACCTGATCCGGGTCGAAAGCCTGCGCACCGACCGCGGTCTGCAATCACTGGGCTACCGGTTCCGACAACACGAGGGCCGGCACCGCAACGCCCTGACATTGGATTTCCTGGAACCCGGCCGGGTACGGCTGACCGATCATCTGGCCACGACCACGCAGGCCTTCGAAGTCGCTCCCGGCACCCTGGACATGGTGTCTGCCTTCTTTACCACCCGCGCCCTGCCGCTGCACCCCGGCGAGACCTACCATCTGCCGGTGGTGGACAAGGACCGGCACTATACCCTCAGCATCGACGTGCTCGGGCGCGAGCGCCTGGACACCCTGCTCGGCGACGACACCCCGACGGTCAAGATCCACCCGCGCCTGCAAAGCGAGGGGGTATTCAAGCGCAGCGGCGAAATGTATCTCTGGCTCACTGACGATGCCCGTCATCTGCCGGTGCGCATGGAAAGCCGGGTCAGGTACGGCAAGGTCATCAGCGAACTCACCGGGATATACAACCAGGCCATCACCACGCCCAGCCGGGGACTGATGTGCGAACGACTGCAGGAAGGTTCACAATAG
- the glgB gene encoding 1,4-alpha-glucan branching protein GlgB: protein MDITRSAGLPSAAELGRIAEARHHDPFAVLGRHGEGEQARVLAYLPGAAAARLVEADAPLQPLDREGFFLWRGAPGSLPAHYRIAWRDAGGQEHLAYDPYCFAPQLGDFDLHLFGEGRHWHAYRFLGAHPHEVDGIHGLRFAVWAPNAERVSVIGDFNRWDGRRHPMRARGGSGVWELFIPDLAPGALYKYEIRNRERGSIHVRTDPYGQAFELRPGTAARALETSGYAWGDGDWMQQRRQADWQAAPMAIYEAHLASWQRSEDGGFLSYETLAERLIPYVVEQGFTHIELLPVTEHPLDASWGYQTTGYFAPTSRFGEPDGFRAFVDRCHQHGIGVILDWAPGHFPKDETALARFDGSPLYEHADPRRGEHRDWGTYIFNYGRNEVKNFLLASAVYWLEEFHIDGLRVDAVASMLYLNYSREEGDWIPNIYGGNENLEAIDFLRELNQITHGQHPGTLMIAEESTAWPQVTRPVWVGGLGFSMKWNMGWMHDTLLYMSKDPVHRHFHHDQLTFGLLYAFTENFVLPFSHDEVVHGKGSMLHKLPGDEWQQFANLRLLYTYMWSYPGKKLLFMGQEFGQRSEWKFDAPLEWNALDYPPHAGVQALVRDLNHLYRELPALHTHEFSADGFDWIDCHDADQSVISYQRRAGEAFAVVVLNFTPLVRERYRLGVPEPGWYRVRLNSDSTFYGGSNLGEDGMSAEATPWMGHPYSIELTLPPLAGLILVRE, encoded by the coding sequence ATCGATATCACACGGTCTGCGGGACTCCCGTCCGCCGCCGAACTTGGCCGCATCGCCGAAGCCCGGCATCACGACCCCTTTGCCGTGCTCGGGCGGCATGGCGAGGGTGAACAGGCACGGGTTCTGGCCTACCTCCCCGGCGCCGCCGCCGCCCGGCTGGTCGAGGCGGATGCCCCGCTGCAGCCGCTGGACCGGGAAGGTTTTTTCCTCTGGCGCGGTGCGCCCGGCAGCCTGCCGGCCCATTACCGCATCGCCTGGCGGGACGCCGGCGGGCAGGAACACCTGGCGTACGATCCCTACTGCTTCGCCCCCCAGCTGGGCGATTTCGACCTGCACCTGTTCGGCGAGGGCCGCCACTGGCATGCCTATCGTTTCCTCGGCGCCCATCCGCACGAGGTCGACGGCATCCACGGACTGCGCTTCGCGGTCTGGGCGCCCAATGCCGAGCGCGTCAGCGTCATCGGCGATTTCAACCGCTGGGACGGCCGCCGTCATCCCATGCGGGCGCGCGGGGGCAGCGGGGTCTGGGAACTGTTCATCCCCGACCTGGCGCCCGGCGCCCTGTACAAGTACGAAATCCGCAACCGCGAACGCGGCAGCATCCACGTCAGGACCGACCCCTACGGCCAAGCCTTCGAACTGCGTCCCGGCACCGCCGCCCGGGCTTTGGAGACCAGCGGCTATGCCTGGGGCGACGGGGACTGGATGCAGCAGCGTCGCCAAGCCGACTGGCAGGCCGCGCCCATGGCCATCTACGAGGCCCACCTGGCCTCCTGGCAGCGCAGCGAGGACGGCGGCTTTCTCAGCTACGAGACGCTGGCCGAGCGGCTGATCCCCTACGTGGTCGAGCAGGGCTTTACCCATATCGAACTGCTGCCCGTCACCGAGCATCCGCTGGATGCCTCCTGGGGCTACCAGACCACCGGTTACTTCGCACCCACCAGCCGTTTCGGCGAGCCGGACGGCTTCCGCGCCTTCGTCGACCGCTGCCACCAGCACGGCATCGGGGTGATCCTCGACTGGGCCCCGGGGCACTTCCCCAAGGACGAGACCGCCCTGGCCCGCTTCGACGGCAGCCCCCTGTACGAACACGCGGACCCGCGCCGCGGCGAGCACCGCGACTGGGGCACCTACATCTTCAACTACGGCCGCAACGAGGTGAAGAACTTCCTGCTGGCCAGCGCCGTCTACTGGCTGGAGGAATTCCACATCGACGGCCTGCGGGTCGACGCCGTCGCCTCCATGCTGTACCTGAACTACTCGCGCGAGGAAGGCGACTGGATCCCCAACATCTACGGCGGCAACGAGAACCTGGAGGCGATCGACTTCCTGCGCGAGCTCAACCAGATCACCCATGGCCAGCACCCGGGCACCCTGATGATCGCCGAGGAATCCACCGCCTGGCCGCAGGTCACACGCCCGGTGTGGGTGGGCGGCCTGGGCTTTTCCATGAAGTGGAACATGGGCTGGATGCACGACACCCTGCTCTACATGAGTAAGGATCCGGTGCACCGCCACTTCCATCACGACCAGCTCACCTTCGGCCTGCTCTATGCCTTCACCGAGAACTTCGTCCTGCCCTTCTCCCATGACGAGGTGGTGCACGGCAAGGGCTCCATGCTGCACAAGCTGCCCGGCGACGAGTGGCAGCAGTTCGCCAACCTGCGTCTGCTCTACACCTACATGTGGAGCTATCCGGGCAAGAAGCTGCTGTTCATGGGTCAGGAGTTCGGTCAGCGCTCGGAATGGAAATTCGACGCCCCGCTGGAATGGAACGCGCTCGACTACCCACCGCATGCCGGCGTGCAGGCGCTGGTACGCGACCTCAATCATCTGTACCGCGAACTGCCCGCCCTGCATACCCACGAGTTCAGCGCCGACGGCTTCGACTGGATCGACTGTCACGACGCCGACCAGTCGGTGATCAGCTACCAGCGCCGCGCCGGCGAGGCCTTCGCCGTGGTGGTACTCAATTTCACCCCGCTGGTGCGCGAACGCTACCGGCTGGGCGTGCCCGAGCCCGGCTGGTACCGGGTGCGGCTGAATTCCGATTCGACCTTCTACGGCGGCAGCAACCTGGGCGAGGACGGCATGAGCGCCGAGGCCACCCCCTGGATGGGACATCCGTATTCCATCGAACTGACCCTGCCGCCGCTGGCCGGGCTGATCCTGGTGCGGGAGTAG
- the glgC gene encoding glucose-1-phosphate adenylyltransferase has product MYTAPTRRFVSRLTRNTLALILAGGRGSRLKFLTLWRAKPAVPFGGKFRIIDFPLSNCMNSGIRSVGVLTQYKAHSLIQHIYRGWNFLRGEFGEFVELLPAQQRIETSWYQGTADAVYQNLDILRAHSPDYVLILAGDHVYKMDYGPMIAEHVERKADMTVGCLEVSLEEARSFGVMSIDEAGWIKDFTEKPEHPDPMPDQPERAMASMGIYVFNTRFLFEQLIRDADADDSEHDFGKNIIPYVIDKYRVLAYPFRDPTSGKQGYWRDVGTVDAFWEANLELCGITPELNLYDEDWPIWTYQEQLPPAKFVFDDEDRRGMAVDSMVSGGCIISGAKVRHSLLFSNVKVHTGAMLQDAVVLPDVDVGKGARITRAVVDKGCNIPPGMVIGEDPQADAERFYVSPKGVVLVTPDMLGQELHHVR; this is encoded by the coding sequence ATGTACACCGCGCCCACGCGTCGTTTTGTCAGCCGTCTGACGCGCAATACGCTGGCCCTGATCCTGGCCGGCGGCCGCGGCTCGCGCCTGAAGTTCCTCACCCTCTGGCGGGCCAAGCCGGCCGTACCCTTCGGTGGCAAGTTCCGCATCATCGATTTTCCCTTGTCCAACTGCATGAATTCCGGCATCCGCAGCGTCGGCGTCCTGACCCAGTACAAGGCCCATTCCCTGATCCAGCATATCTACCGCGGCTGGAACTTCCTGCGCGGCGAGTTCGGCGAGTTCGTCGAACTGCTGCCCGCGCAGCAGCGCATCGAGACCTCCTGGTACCAGGGCACGGCCGACGCCGTCTATCAGAACCTGGACATCCTGCGCGCCCATTCCCCGGATTATGTGCTGATCCTGGCCGGCGACCATGTCTACAAGATGGATTACGGCCCCATGATCGCCGAGCACGTCGAGCGCAAGGCCGACATGACGGTGGGCTGTCTGGAGGTGAGCCTGGAGGAGGCCAGATCCTTCGGCGTGATGTCCATCGACGAGGCCGGCTGGATCAAGGACTTTACGGAAAAGCCCGAGCACCCTGATCCCATGCCGGATCAGCCCGAGCGGGCGATGGCCTCGATGGGCATTTATGTCTTCAATACCCGGTTTCTCTTTGAGCAGCTGATCCGTGATGCTGATGCCGATGATTCCGAACACGATTTCGGCAAGAACATCATTCCCTATGTCATCGACAAGTACCGGGTGCTGGCGTATCCGTTCCGGGATCCGACCAGCGGCAAGCAGGGCTACTGGCGCGACGTGGGCACGGTGGACGCCTTCTGGGAAGCCAACCTGGAACTGTGCGGTATCACCCCCGAACTCAATCTCTACGACGAGGACTGGCCCATCTGGACCTACCAGGAACAGCTGCCGCCGGCCAAGTTCGTGTTCGACGACGAGGACCGGCGCGGCATGGCGGTCGATTCCATGGTCTCGGGGGGCTGCATCATCTCCGGGGCGAAGGTGCGTCACTCGCTGCTGTTCTCCAATGTCAAGGTCCACACCGGCGCGATGCTGCAGGACGCCGTGGTGCTGCCCGATGTGGATGTGGGCAAGGGGGCACGCATCACCCGGGCTGTCGTGGACAAGGGCTGCAACATTCCGCCCGGAATGGTGATCGGGGAGGATCCCCAGGCCGATGCCGAACGCTTTTATGTCTCGCCGAAAGGCGTGGTTCTGGTGACGCCCGACATGCTCGGGCAGGAGCTGCATCATGTCAGATAA
- a CDS encoding glycoside hydrolase family 57 protein: MSDKAPINVVICWHMHQPQYHDLGSGRYFQPWTYLHAIKDYVDMAAHLEQVPAARAVVNFAPILLEQLDDYRRQVAAFNDGTAMSISDPLLEALGSTVLPADEEARMQLIHACLRANQERLIDRFPAYKLLARVARWMLKHPAALGYLDDQFLIDLLVWYHLAWTGETVRRQDLRIQRLQDKGHHFSLQDRRELMQVIGEILDGLLPRYRALAEAGRLELAFSPYAHPIVPLLLEMESARQAMPEAPLPDGQGYPGGEARAVWHIRKGKEVFERFFGFVPAGCWPSEGGVSDATLRLLEREGIRWAATGESVLRNSLQHDDQHREDTRETALFQPWRLPDGELACFFRDDGLSDAVGFNYSDWHADDAVANLVHHLENIAAASPDPQRHVVSIILDGENAWEYYPENGFYFLHALYSQLAAHPDINLTTFSDCLERDVEVSELQSLVAGSWVYGSFSTWIGDPDKNRGWDMLIEAKEAVDRVLAGGGPSPEQREKIELQLAICEGSDWFWWFGDYNPSDSVQDFDSLFRLQLANLYQLLGETPPEYLAHAFSFGARDGEGPARGGVMRQGQQ, translated from the coding sequence ATGTCAGATAAGGCACCGATCAATGTGGTCATCTGCTGGCACATGCACCAGCCGCAGTATCACGATCTGGGCAGCGGCCGCTATTTCCAGCCCTGGACCTACCTGCACGCCATCAAGGACTATGTCGACATGGCCGCGCACCTGGAGCAGGTGCCCGCGGCGCGCGCCGTGGTCAATTTCGCCCCCATCCTGCTGGAGCAGCTCGACGACTACCGGCGCCAGGTCGCCGCCTTCAATGACGGTACGGCCATGAGCATCAGCGATCCGCTGCTCGAAGCCCTGGGTTCGACCGTCCTTCCGGCCGATGAGGAGGCCCGCATGCAGCTGATCCATGCCTGTCTGCGGGCCAACCAGGAGCGCCTGATCGACCGCTTCCCGGCCTACAAGCTGCTGGCCAGGGTCGCCCGCTGGATGCTCAAGCATCCGGCCGCGCTGGGTTATCTGGATGACCAGTTCCTGATCGACCTGCTGGTCTGGTACCACCTGGCCTGGACCGGCGAGACGGTGCGGCGCCAGGATCTGCGCATCCAGCGACTGCAGGACAAGGGCCATCATTTCAGTCTGCAGGATCGGCGCGAACTGATGCAGGTCATCGGCGAGATCCTCGACGGCCTGCTGCCGCGCTACCGGGCACTGGCCGAGGCCGGCCGGTTGGAGCTTGCCTTCAGCCCCTATGCCCATCCCATCGTGCCGCTGCTGCTGGAGATGGAGTCGGCGCGCCAGGCGATGCCCGAGGCGCCGCTGCCCGACGGCCAGGGCTACCCCGGCGGCGAGGCGCGTGCCGTCTGGCATATCCGCAAGGGGAAGGAGGTGTTCGAACGCTTCTTCGGCTTCGTCCCCGCCGGCTGCTGGCCTTCAGAGGGCGGTGTCAGTGACGCCACCCTGCGGCTGCTGGAGCGAGAGGGCATCCGCTGGGCCGCCACCGGCGAGTCGGTTCTGCGCAACAGCCTGCAGCACGATGACCAGCACAGGGAGGACACCCGGGAGACGGCCCTGTTCCAGCCCTGGCGTCTGCCCGACGGCGAGTTGGCCTGTTTCTTCCGTGACGACGGCCTGTCGGATGCCGTCGGTTTCAATTATTCCGACTGGCATGCCGATGATGCCGTGGCCAACCTGGTCCATCACCTGGAGAACATCGCAGCCGCCTCCCCGGATCCGCAGCGGCATGTGGTCAGCATCATTCTCGATGGAGAGAACGCCTGGGAATATTATCCGGAGAACGGTTTCTACTTTCTCCATGCGCTCTACTCGCAGCTGGCGGCGCATCCCGACATCAACCTGACCACCTTCAGCGACTGTCTGGAGCGCGATGTCGAGGTGAGCGAACTGCAATCCCTGGTGGCGGGCAGCTGGGTCTACGGCAGTTTCTCCACCTGGATCGGCGATCCGGACAAGAACCGCGGCTGGGACATGCTGATCGAGGCCAAGGAGGCGGTGGACCGGGTACTGGCCGGGGGCGGGCCGAGTCCGGAGCAGCGGGAGAAGATTGAACTGCAACTGGCGATCTGCGAGGGTTCCGACTGGTTCTGGTGGTTCGGCGACTACAATCCCTCGGACTCGGTGCAGGACTTCGACTCCCTGTTCCGGCTGCAGCTGGCCAACCTCTACCAGCTGCTGGGCGAGACGCCGCCGGAGTACCTGGCCCATGCCTTTTCCTTCGGTGCACGCGACGGCGAGGGCCCGGCCCGCGGCGGGGTGATGCGCCAGGGCCAGCAGTAA
- the malQ gene encoding 4-alpha-glucanotransferase has product MRQIQHPIETRRRAGVLLHPTSLPGGSGSGDLGPAAFHFIDFMVDCGLSVWQVLPLGPTHEDRSPYQTTSVHAGAPELISLELLYRWGWLDAAPEADPVDPEANRFACLRQARAGFMRHARDADREALREFVDGHASWLPDFSCYQAIKDTRDGAAWLDWPGPLRDREPRALEQFRAEHREAIDQVVFEQFVFFRQWHDLRRYANERDILLFGDIPIFVAHDSADVWANREGFLLQEDGYPRVVAGVPPDYFSETGQRWGNPLYDWAQMAATGYSWWWERIHTQRDLFDLIRIDHFRGFEAYWEIPAAAETAIDGRWVEGPGAEFFEHMLARFGDLPLVAEDLGTIDAAVERLRDDFHLPGMKILQFAFGGGADNPYLPHNHVPLSLVYTGTHDNDTTLGWYASLDENAHEHLAAYLGPEATDMPWALNRAAIASVAHLSVIPLQDWLGLDGAHRMNQPGVREGNWQWRFEWDWIDAELPGRIRALLELYGRA; this is encoded by the coding sequence ATGAGACAGATACAGCATCCCATCGAAACGCGCCGCCGCGCCGGCGTGCTGCTGCATCCGACCTCACTGCCCGGCGGCAGCGGTTCCGGCGATCTGGGCCCGGCGGCCTTTCACTTCATCGACTTCATGGTCGACTGCGGCCTGTCGGTGTGGCAGGTGCTGCCGCTGGGGCCGACCCATGAGGACCGTTCACCCTACCAGACCACTTCGGTGCATGCCGGGGCGCCGGAGTTGATCAGCCTGGAACTGCTGTATCGCTGGGGCTGGCTGGACGCGGCGCCCGAGGCCGATCCCGTCGATCCCGAAGCCAATCGGTTCGCATGCCTGCGTCAGGCCCGCGCGGGTTTTATGCGCCATGCCCGCGATGCCGACCGGGAGGCGCTGCGCGAGTTCGTTGATGGCCACGCCTCCTGGCTGCCCGACTTCTCCTGCTATCAGGCCATTAAAGACACCCGGGACGGGGCGGCCTGGCTGGACTGGCCGGGGCCGCTGCGTGATCGTGAACCGCGGGCATTGGAACAGTTTCGCGCCGAGCACCGGGAGGCCATCGACCAGGTCGTGTTCGAGCAGTTCGTCTTCTTTCGCCAGTGGCACGATCTGCGCCGCTATGCCAACGAGCGGGATATCCTGCTGTTCGGCGATATTCCCATTTTCGTTGCTCACGACAGCGCCGATGTCTGGGCCAACCGCGAGGGGTTCCTGCTGCAGGAAGACGGTTACCCGAGAGTGGTGGCCGGCGTGCCGCCGGATTATTTCTCCGAGACCGGACAGCGCTGGGGCAATCCGCTGTATGACTGGGCGCAGATGGCTGCGACCGGCTACAGTTGGTGGTGGGAACGCATCCATACCCAGCGGGATCTGTTCGACCTGATCCGTATCGATCATTTCCGCGGCTTCGAAGCCTACTGGGAGATCCCGGCCGCGGCCGAGACCGCCATCGATGGCCGCTGGGTGGAAGGGCCGGGGGCGGAGTTCTTCGAGCACATGCTGGCGCGCTTCGGCGACCTGCCGCTGGTGGCCGAGGACCTGGGCACCATCGACGCGGCGGTGGAGCGGCTGCGTGACGATTTCCATCTGCCGGGAATGAAGATCCTGCAGTTCGCCTTCGGCGGCGGCGCGGATAATCCCTACCTGCCGCACAACCATGTTCCGCTCAGTCTGGTCTACACCGGTACTCACGACAACGACACCACCCTGGGCTGGTACGCCAGTCTGGATGAGAACGCGCATGAACATCTGGCCGCTTATCTCGGGCCGGAGGCAACGGACATGCCCTGGGCGCTGAATCGGGCGGCGATAGCCTCGGTGGCCCATTTGAGTGTGATTCCGCTGCAGGACTGGCTGGGTCTGGACGGCGCGCACCGCATGAATCAGCCCGGTGTGCGCGAAGGCAACTGGCAGTGGCGCTTCGAGTGGGACTGGATCGACGCGGAACTGCCGGGGCGCATCCGCGCGCTGCTGGAACTCTACGGCCGGGCCTGA
- the glgP gene encoding alpha-glucan family phosphorylase, translating to MAGTRYSIEVQPTLPKRLARLQELADDLFYSWDRPVRGLYYRLDPQLWDDCGHNPKLFLRRVAQERLDAAAEDRVYMEDYARTLSAYDSYNSEAPRKEIKKYLDPEQNELVAYFCAEFGLHESLPIYSGGLGILAGDHCKAASDLGIPFVAVGMLYRQGYFNQTIDAHGNQIAHYTPTRFENLPLRPALVNAQELHVFVDLPGRRVMLKVWEAKAGHITLYLLDSDLPENQEADRAITYQLYGGDITTRIQQEIVLGIGGVRALRALDLHPTVWHINEGHAAFQVLERCREMTRQNDMDFHSALEQVAAGTVFTTHTPVPAGHDIFDHQLMKTYFSDYVKDLGLNLDEFLALGDSPNNHHGFNQTALALRASRFHNGVSRIHGGVASHMESYIWPQVPPAESPVRYVTNGVHVPTFLASDWANLYDMRFGRGWRNELLNVDYWERIDAIPDHSFWSLRQSMKSELMSDVRRRMTIQHKRNGLSDAQIDRLTQYLLPQETDILTIGFARRFATYKRAALLFSDPERLARLLNDPQRPMVLLFAGKAHPNDQPGQHLIQVINEFSRRPEFAGRIVMVEGYDMALARKLVTGVDVWLNTPEYPMEASGTSGQKAGINGVINLSVLDGWWGEGYNGENGWAITPHGPQYDAAYRDQEESNELLDLLEHQVIPLYYARNGHGYSEGWVRMSKASIKSIMPQFNSQRMVMDYVRDFYAPAARQCRKLAEEEFKGARDLAAWKQKILSRWDKVAARRVDAAAEAIASGETCDIKVAVNLNGLAPIDIKVECVVGTEDEHGEFSSYACYEFEPAGANQQGESVFSLNFKPPLAGLQFYKIRLYPSHWLLSHPLEVGRMIWL from the coding sequence ATGGCTGGAACGCGCTACTCGATCGAAGTCCAACCCACCCTGCCCAAACGCCTGGCGCGGCTGCAGGAGCTCGCCGACGATCTGTTCTACAGCTGGGACCGGCCGGTGCGCGGCCTGTACTACCGGCTGGATCCGCAGCTGTGGGATGACTGCGGCCACAACCCCAAGCTGTTCCTGCGCCGGGTGGCCCAGGAGCGCCTGGACGCCGCCGCCGAGGACCGGGTGTACATGGAGGACTATGCCCGCACCCTGTCGGCCTACGACAGCTACAACAGCGAGGCACCGCGCAAGGAGATCAAAAAGTACCTGGATCCGGAACAGAACGAACTGGTGGCCTATTTCTGCGCCGAGTTCGGGCTGCATGAGTCGCTGCCCATCTACTCCGGCGGCCTGGGCATCCTGGCCGGCGATCACTGCAAGGCCGCCAGCGACCTGGGCATCCCCTTCGTGGCGGTGGGCATGCTCTACCGCCAGGGCTACTTCAACCAGACCATCGACGCCCACGGCAACCAGATCGCCCACTACACCCCGACCCGGTTCGAGAACCTGCCGCTGCGCCCGGCCCTGGTCAACGCCCAGGAGCTGCATGTGTTCGTCGATCTGCCGGGGCGGCGGGTGATGCTCAAGGTGTGGGAGGCCAAGGCCGGTCACATCACCCTGTATCTGCTCGACTCCGACCTGCCGGAGAACCAGGAGGCCGACCGCGCCATCACCTACCAGCTCTACGGCGGCGACATCACCACCCGCATCCAGCAGGAGATCGTGCTGGGCATCGGCGGGGTGCGCGCGCTGCGCGCCCTGGATCTGCACCCGACGGTCTGGCACATCAACGAGGGCCATGCCGCCTTCCAGGTACTGGAACGCTGCCGGGAGATGACCCGTCAGAACGACATGGATTTCCACAGCGCACTGGAACAGGTCGCTGCCGGCACCGTGTTCACCACCCATACGCCGGTGCCGGCCGGGCACGACATCTTCGATCATCAGTTGATGAAGACCTACTTCAGCGACTATGTGAAGGACCTGGGCCTGAATCTGGACGAGTTTCTCGCCCTCGGCGACAGCCCCAACAACCACCACGGCTTCAACCAGACCGCGCTGGCGCTGCGCGCCTCGCGGTTCCACAACGGGGTCAGCCGCATTCACGGCGGCGTGGCCTCACACATGGAAAGCTACATCTGGCCCCAGGTGCCGCCGGCGGAAAGCCCGGTGCGCTACGTCACCAACGGCGTCCATGTCCCGACCTTCCTGGCCAGCGACTGGGCCAATCTCTACGATATGCGCTTCGGCCGCGGCTGGCGCAACGAACTGCTCAACGTGGACTACTGGGAACGCATCGACGCCATTCCCGACCACAGCTTCTGGAGCCTGCGCCAGAGCATGAAGTCGGAACTGATGAGCGACGTGCGCCGGCGCATGACCATCCAGCACAAGCGCAACGGCCTGTCCGACGCCCAGATCGATCGGCTGACCCAGTACCTGCTGCCGCAGGAAACGGATATCCTCACCATCGGCTTTGCCCGGCGCTTCGCCACCTACAAGCGCGCCGCCCTGCTGTTCTCCGATCCCGAGCGGCTGGCGCGCCTGCTCAACGATCCGCAGCGCCCGATGGTGCTGCTGTTCGCCGGCAAGGCACACCCCAACGATCAGCCGGGCCAGCACCTGATCCAGGTGATCAACGAGTTCTCGCGCCGGCCGGAGTTCGCCGGGCGCATCGTCATGGTCGAAGGCTACGATATGGCGCTGGCACGCAAACTGGTCACCGGGGTGGATGTCTGGTTGAACACCCCCGAGTATCCGATGGAGGCCAGCGGCACCTCGGGCCAGAAGGCCGGCATCAACGGCGTGATCAACCTGAGCGTGCTCGACGGCTGGTGGGGCGAGGGCTACAACGGCGAGAACGGCTGGGCCATCACACCGCACGGACCCCAGTACGACGCCGCCTATCGCGACCAGGAGGAAAGCAACGAGTTGCTGGACCTGCTGGAACACCAGGTCATTCCGCTCTACTACGCCCGCAACGGCCACGGCTATTCCGAGGGCTGGGTGCGGATGTCCAAGGCCTCGATCAAGTCCATCATGCCGCAGTTCAATTCCCAGCGCATGGTGATGGACTATGTGCGCGACTTCTACGCCCCGGCCGCGCGCCAGTGCCGCAAGCTCGCGGAAGAGGAGTTCAAGGGCGCGCGCGATCTCGCGGCCTGGAAGCAGAAGATCCTGTCACGCTGGGACAAGGTGGCCGCACGCCGCGTCGACGCGGCGGCCGAAGCCATCGCCTCCGGCGAGACCTGCGACATCAAGGTGGCGGTCAATCTCAACGGCCTGGCCCCCATCGACATCAAGGTCGAATGCGTGGTGGGCACCGAGGACGAGCACGGCGAGTTCAGCTCCTATGCCTGCTACGAGTTCGAGCCGGCAGGTGCCAACCAGCAGGGCGAGTCCGTGTTCAGCCTGAACTTCAAGCCGCCGCTGGCCGGGCTGCAGTTCTACAAGATCCGGCTCTATCCCTCGCACTGGCTGCTCAGTCATCCGTTGGAGGTGGGCCGGATGATCTGGTTGTAA